The Eubacteriales bacterium genome window below encodes:
- the rpmC gene encoding 50S ribosomal protein L29, giving the protein MKAEEIRGLSEQELNVKLKDLKTELFNLRFQNATGQLNDVMTINKVKKDIARVKTIIREREIMAAAE; this is encoded by the coding sequence ATGAAGGCTGAAGAAATTCGTGGTTTATCCGAACAGGAATTAAACGTTAAATTAAAAGATCTAAAAACAGAGTTATTTAACCTGCGCTTTCAAAATGCAACAGGACAGTTAAATGACGTAATGACTATAAACAAAGTAAAAAAAGATATAGCAAGGGTTAAAACCATTATCCGTGAACGCGAGATAATGGCTGCAGC
- the rplP gene encoding 50S ribosomal protein L16, whose product MLMPKRVKRRKVQRGRMKGKALSGNFVSYGEYGLQALQPAWITSNQIEAARIAMTRYTKRGGKVWIKIFPHKPVTEKPAETRMGSGKGSPEYWVAVVKPGKVLFEIAGITEDVAREALRLAANKLPIKCKFVKKEIGGEQDEG is encoded by the coding sequence ATGTTAATGCCAAAAAGAGTTAAACGCAGAAAAGTACAACGCGGGAGAATGAAAGGTAAAGCATTATCCGGAAACTTCGTATCATACGGAGAATACGGTTTACAGGCCCTGCAGCCGGCTTGGATAACAAGCAACCAAATAGAGGCAGCACGTATAGCGATGACACGTTATACGAAAAGAGGCGGTAAAGTGTGGATAAAGATATTCCCACACAAACCAGTAACCGAAAAACCTGCAGAAACTAGAATGGGTTCTGGTAAAGGTTCACCTGAATATTGGGTGGCAGTTGTAAAGCCAGGTAAAGTACTATTTGAAATAGCAGGAATTACAGAGGACGTTGCAAGAGAAGCATTAAGGCTCGCGGCGAACAAACTTCCAATTAAGTGCAAGTTTGTAAAAAAGGAAATAGGTGGTGAGCAGGATGAAGGCTGA
- the rpsC gene encoding 30S ribosomal protein S3 yields MGQKVHPHGLRVGVIKDWDTRWIANKKDFANYLIEDHQIRKHLKEKLFAAGVSKIEIERAANKVTVNIFASKPGIIIGKGGAGIEALKADLAKRFSKAINLNIIEVKRPDTDAQLVAENIAAQLEKRISFRRAMKQAISRTMKSGVLGIKTMCSGRLGGAEIARTEQYHEGSIPLQTIRANIDYGFAEAHTTYGKIGVKVWLYKGELLGDPLRDKYNTAAEGGKKNVNAKKS; encoded by the coding sequence ATGGGACAAAAAGTACATCCACACGGCCTTCGGGTCGGCGTTATCAAAGATTGGGATACGCGTTGGATAGCAAACAAAAAAGATTTTGCCAATTACCTCATTGAGGATCATCAGATAAGAAAACACTTGAAAGAAAAGCTTTTTGCAGCCGGTGTTTCAAAAATTGAAATAGAGCGTGCAGCTAATAAAGTTACGGTAAATATCTTTGCATCAAAACCAGGAATAATAATCGGCAAAGGCGGAGCTGGAATAGAAGCGCTAAAGGCTGATTTAGCAAAGCGTTTCAGTAAGGCTATAAACTTGAATATAATAGAAGTTAAAAGGCCGGATACAGACGCGCAATTAGTTGCAGAAAACATTGCGGCACAGCTTGAAAAACGTATTTCGTTCAGGCGTGCTATGAAACAAGCGATTTCCCGTACGATGAAATCTGGAGTCCTTGGAATAAAGACTATGTGCTCCGGCCGTTTGGGCGGTGCTGAAATAGCAAGGACTGAACAGTACCACGAAGGGTCTATCCCACTGCAGACTATTCGTGCAAACATCGATTACGGTTTTGCAGAAGCTCATACTACTTATGGAAAGATCGGAGTTAAGGTCTGGCTATATAAAGGAGAGCTCTTAGGGGATCCGCTTAGGGATAAATATAATACTGCTGCGGAAGGGGGCAAAAAAAATGTTAATGCCAAAAAGAGTTAA
- the rplV gene encoding 50S ribosomal protein L22, with protein sequence MAKRQREKASMRAQNKDTRPKAIVRYVRISSSKAKAVIDLIRGKKVDEAEKILMSLPKASSEILAKLLKSAVANAENNLEMAKEDLYVAEAYANQGPTLKRFMPRAQGRATRIRKRTSHITIILDRIK encoded by the coding sequence ATGGCAAAGCGTCAAAGAGAAAAGGCGAGCATGCGTGCACAGAATAAAGATACGAGGCCAAAAGCAATTGTGCGTTATGTGCGTATATCGTCTAGCAAAGCAAAAGCAGTTATAGATTTAATCCGGGGCAAGAAAGTAGATGAAGCAGAAAAGATTTTGATGTCGCTTCCAAAAGCTTCGTCGGAAATTTTAGCTAAGCTTTTAAAATCTGCTGTAGCTAATGCTGAGAACAATTTGGAAATGGCTAAAGAAGATCTTTACGTAGCAGAAGCTTATGCGAACCAGGGGCCGACATTAAAGCGTTTTATGCCACGCGCCCAGGGCAGAGCAACTCGTATAAGAAAAAGAACCAGCCATATTACTATAATACTTGATAGGATTAAATAG
- the rpsS gene encoding 30S ribosomal protein S19, with protein MSRSVKKGPFVSERLLKKIQDMNNKNEKKIIMSWSRASTIFPDFVGHTIGVHDGKKFVPVYVTEDMVGHKLGEFAPTRTFRGHAGEKSSASK; from the coding sequence ATGAGCAGGTCAGTAAAAAAGGGACCTTTTGTCAGCGAAAGGCTGCTTAAAAAAATACAGGATATGAATAATAAAAATGAAAAGAAGATAATTATGTCCTGGTCTAGAGCATCTACGATCTTTCCGGATTTCGTAGGGCATACCATTGGAGTCCATGATGGGAAAAAATTTGTTCCCGTATATGTAACGGAAGATATGGTAGGACATAAATTGGGCGAATTCGCACCCACGCGTACATTTAGAGGGCATGCGGGCGAAAAAAGTTCGGCGTCCAAGTAG
- the rplB gene encoding 50S ribosomal protein L2, with protein MAIKKYKPTSPGRRFMSVSAYEEITSKTPVKSKIEGKKSSGGRNADGHITVRHRGGGTKRKLREVDFKRNKDGIEAKVATIEYDPNRTANIALLNYVDGEKRYILAPYGLLVGDVIVSGPDADIKVGNALPLTNIPVGTMIHNIELQPGKGGQLVRSAGNAAQLMAKEGTYAQVRLPSGEVRMISIRSKATIGQVGNIDNENIALGKAGRKRHMGIRPTVRGSVMNPCDHPHGGGEGKSPIGRSGPVTPWGKPALGYKTRKKKNRSDKFIVKRRNKK; from the coding sequence ATGGCTATTAAAAAATATAAACCGACCTCACCAGGCAGAAGGTTTATGTCAGTCTCCGCTTATGAGGAGATAACAAGCAAAACTCCGGTGAAGTCTAAAATAGAAGGAAAGAAAAGTTCTGGCGGAAGAAATGCCGACGGACATATTACCGTACGTCATAGGGGCGGCGGAACAAAGAGAAAATTAAGGGAAGTAGATTTTAAAAGAAATAAAGACGGTATTGAAGCAAAGGTAGCGACAATAGAGTATGACCCTAATAGAACCGCAAACATAGCACTTTTAAATTATGTAGACGGTGAAAAGAGATACATTTTAGCTCCTTATGGCCTTTTAGTAGGAGACGTAATAGTATCCGGCCCAGATGCAGACATCAAAGTAGGAAATGCTCTTCCGCTTACAAACATACCGGTAGGTACTATGATCCATAATATAGAATTGCAGCCTGGTAAAGGCGGGCAGTTGGTAAGAAGCGCCGGTAACGCAGCGCAGCTTATGGCTAAGGAAGGTACATATGCACAGGTAAGGCTCCCTTCTGGAGAAGTAAGGATGATTTCAATCCGCTCAAAGGCAACTATAGGGCAGGTTGGAAATATAGATAATGAAAACATAGCACTTGGAAAAGCAGGAAGAAAGAGGCATATGGGTATCCGTCCGACAGTAAGAGGTTCAGTCATGAACCCTTGCGACCATCCGCACGGCGGTGGCGAAGGCAAGTCGCCTATAGGCCGCTCTGGACCTGTTACACCTTGGGGAAAACCAGCACTTGGATATAAGACAAGAAAGAAAAAGAACAGATCCGATAAATTTATCGTTAAGAGAAGAAATAAAAAATAA
- the rplW gene encoding 50S ribosomal protein L23, with protein sequence MKSAHDIIIKPVLTEKIYDELSRKKYSFIVAIDANKTEIKTAIEEIFGVKVDKVNTLRRFGKLRRQGYNIGRRPETKRAYVTLKKGSKSIEFFDNMVQ encoded by the coding sequence ATGAAATCCGCACACGACATCATAATCAAGCCGGTTTTAACGGAAAAAATCTATGATGAGCTATCAAGGAAAAAATATTCTTTTATAGTAGCAATAGATGCTAACAAAACGGAAATAAAAACTGCAATTGAGGAAATATTCGGCGTTAAAGTAGACAAAGTAAACACACTGCGCCGTTTCGGCAAGCTTAGGAGGCAGGGCTATAATATAGGAAGACGTCCTGAAACTAAGAGAGCTTATGTAACCTTGAAAAAAGGCAGCAAGAGTATAGAGTTTTTCGATAACATGGTTCAGTAA